CCAAGGAGACAAAACTAAACAGCTGAGGGAAGGTGCGGCCTGGGGGTGCACGGTCTTTGGTATCTCAATACCTTCCTCAAAGCcgttaaaagtctttttttcttttttttttcaaagtaagatacacaaataatttaaaaaatcatcataataaaacagcttgtggggcgcctaggtggctcagtcggttaagcatccgactccggctcgggtcgtgatctcgcagttcgtgggttcgagacccacgtcaggctctgggctgacagctcagagcttggagccggcttcagattctgtgtctccctgtctctctgccccttcaccgctcatgctctgtccctctctcaaaaataaacattaaaatttttttttaattaaaaaaaaaaaaaaaaaacagcttgcAAAGGAGGACCCTGACCTCAGGGAACCAGAATCTTTTACAATGGTCAGTAGGCTTGCCTGACCCAGAAGGAGTCATTATCTTTGTTACACTGACAGTAAAGAAACCTGCCCTTGGCTCTGGAGAGAGACACTATCTCTAACTTCCGAGATTGTTCACTCCAGAAATGTCCTTGAAAAAGTCCAGACAAAGACAGCCAATGCCTATGCTGTGCTAACTTCAGGCCAGAGGCGCGTGAAGAATTCTCTCTAAACAATGAAAAAGGCCATTTGGCTAAATGATAAAGCCAAAACAACAGAAGAATGCAAATGTGGCAGGGTATAAAGCTCCCACGCTCTGGGCCATTCTCCACTTGCCCTAACAACCCAGGGCTGGGTACCAGACGACTAGGCTGCCTCTATACCCCAGAGCCCAGTGAAACGTTCATTCAGACCAGCCAGTCCTAAACCTGCTTAGCCATTCTTCCCATTGAAATAAAGGCTCTTGTCTACACTTCCGTCTCactgcctctgcctcctgaccgACCTGTATGGCCCCAGGTGGCACACCATGTCCCCTTCCTCTTGGGAACTGTGAGTAACACTACCTTCCCAGTGCTAGTGGTCTCCTGATCTCTTGGCCTCATCATCCCTCAGTAATAGTAAAATCTACATTCCAACATGGCATCTCTTCTATCTGATAGGCAAACGCTTGACAACAGTCTGTTCGTGAGGCCATGGGGAGCCAAGCACTCTTGTATGTGGCTGGAGGGAACAGGAAATGGTTAAGCATTAATGGAGAGAAGTTTGGTCATGTCTAACAAAACCATGTATGCATTTACTTTGTGACCCACCAATGCTACTTCTAGGAATCTACCCAGAATATAAAccttcaacaataaaaaaaatacataggcaGATTACTAATTATGGCATTATCTGTAATtacaaaatattggaaatatgCTGAATACCTGTATGTAGGCAATTAATTGAATCGACTACAGAATGCCCATACAGGTAGTGGGGAGGCGATCTCTAGGAACTGATATAAAACGAtttccaggggcatctggctgcctcagtcagtagagcatgagactctcgATCTCAGAGTTATAAGTTCAAgactcatgttgggtgtagagattagttgagaataaaatctttaaaaataaattaaatacatacgtacatacaataaaataacttCCAGATGGATTGTTAGTGAATAAAAAGCAAGGtagaaaagaatatatgtacTACTCTTTctgtaagaaaagaagaaataacaagaaaataaacatccaCCTGGTTAATTCTgcaaaaagaaatctagaaatgaTGGCTCAAAAACTACAGAGATAGGGAGCACCTGGTGGGTTAGCCAGTTGAGCGTCAgcttcctgatttcagctcaggtcatgatctcacagtttgtgggatcgagccccacgttaggctcggcgctgacagcgtggagcctgcttgagattctcttctctctccgcctctcccccctCACGCATGCgcgttctctctaaataaacaaataaacttaaaaaagaaaaaactacggGGATTCGTTTCCCACAGGAAATAGATGAGAACCCAATGGAAGGGGCAGAAATGCCGAATGATATTTctctaaatatacatttttgtacAGTTTTGATTCTTAGAACCACGCCATGTTTCATATGCTTAAAAAAGTATCGACAAGGTTCGGGAAGAACTCTAAAGCACAATCACAAACAACGAacctgtggtttcttttttttttaatttttttattttttttaacgtttatttttgagacagagagagacagagcatgaacgggggagggtcagagagagagggagacacagaatctgaaacaggctccaggctccaagccatcagcacagagcccgacctggggctggaactcacagaccgtgagatcatgacctgagccgaagtcggacgctcaaccgactgagccacccacccaggcgccccggaacctGTCGTTTCAAACGAGCAGCACTGGAACTATTTTCTGTGGATCGTAGGATTAGTAGATGAGTAAATATATTAAAGGGGTTAGGAGCCTGATTTCCCACTGTTGAGGGAGAGAGTTGTAATATGGGACTGAAGAAAGCCAGGGAGAGCCCGATGTTGGGGGATGGAGGTGGAAGTCTCAGTAATGAACTTGGGGTCTTCCATACATAAACACAGAAATCGATATGGAAGCCCGTGCATATGTGTGTACGTGCAAGTGTATATGTGTGGTTCCAGTTCTGTCCACTGAAAGGGTCCCGATGCATTCTTCTTGGCATCTCTGTAGGAATGAGTACACCTCTTCCCCCCCCCACTAGAAGGAATCTGGCTTCTTGGAGCAGCGACGGATTCCAGGGCTGAGGTGGGGAGGCACAAGTTGAGCCCAGAACATCTTGATGTGCCAGAAATTAAGAAAGTGCTCATAAAATGATGGAGATATGTCACAGAATATGGGAAGTACATACTGTATAAATTTGGGATCATTTGAACATCAAAATAGGGACCCCTGGCCAGCTGGgtcggtagagtgtgtgactcttgatctcagggtcatgagtttgagccccacattggttgtcaagattaaatacataaaatctttggggcgcctgggtgactcagttggttaagccaccaactccggctcaggtcatgatctctcggtctgcgaattcgagccccacgtcgggctctgcgctgacagctcagagcctggagcctgcttcggactgtctcctctctctctgcccctcccccactcatgttctgtctctcacactcccaaaaataaataaacataaaaaaacttttttaaataaataaatacataaaatgttttaaagcagaaaccataaaaatttttaaaaatttttaaatgatgatagtAATGGATCATAACCCACCATATAAAATAAGAACACATGAGTCCATATTGCTGACGGATGAAGGAATGAGAAGGAAATCTCTTCCTTACAGTAGAAtaccaaatatttatataatatctggtatattatttttttttaatgtttatttatttttgagacagagagagacagagcatgaacaggggaggggcagagagagagggagacacagaatctgaaacaggctccaggctctgagctgtcagcacagagcccgacgcggggctcgaactcacggaccgtgagatcatgacctgagccgaagtcggacgcttaaccgactgagccacccaggcgcccctggtatattattatttaaagaataatggaATTCAAGAATCACCATTTTGCAATTATTATGTGTCACAATTGCTTCAAGCCAAAGTCTTCAATGAATTCTAAATACCAAGGGGTGAAGATCTGAAAACTCGGGTCTCACAATATCTCCCCATAAAATACACACTAATTACAAAGGGAGGAAAACAAAGCCTGCAGAGGAAAACCTGGCAGACGCCTCCTCTCCCAAGTAATTGAAGTCACCGTCCCCTCAAATGGGGCGAACCAACACGTGCCCCCTGGTGTGGACGCACTAAGAGAGACAGGACAGAACTTCTCCGGCATTGCTGCCAAAGGGCTTAATTTGAATCGAATCATGAGGAAATGTCAGACAAAGCCAACTGAGGGAAGAATGACAAAACTGTTGGCTTGGatccttcaaaaatgtcaatgtcatgaaaaacaaaggCTGAAGAACTAGTCCAGATTAAAGAAATTTATGAGACTTGACTGTTAAATGCGGTGCATGATCCTGAATTGAATCCTgcaccaggaagaaaaaaaaaaaaaaaaaaagcaaaaaaagatatTGTGGGTTAATTGATAAAATTTGAGTATGGACCAAGGTTTAGGTAATGACATTATATCGATGTTAGATTTCCTGAGTTTGATCCTTGTATCCTGCCATGGAAGAGAATAGCCTTCATATTAGGAAAGACACCCTGATGTCTTTGGGCAGAAAGGAACATGAGGTCTACAACTTACTCTCacatggttgggggggggggaaatgtgtatatatacacacatacatatatatacatatttagaaaaaatttaaagcaaatgtggcaaaatgtgaACCATGGGTAAAGGGTATAAATTCTTGCAACTTTTACGTAAGtttgaaactgtaaaaataaaaagctacgccccacacacacacaaaatacataaatacatttaaaaatgtttttaatatgaaatttattgcccaattggtttccatacaacacccagtgcacatcccaaaaggtgccctcctctatacccatcacccaccctcccttccctcccaccccccatcaaccctgtttgttctcagtttttaagagtctcttatgctttggctctctccctctgtaacctctttttttttttcttcccctcccccatggacttctgttaagtttctgaggatccacataagagtgaaaacatatggtatctgtctttctctgtatgacttaacttcacttagcatcacactctccagttccatccacgttgctacaaaaggccatatttcattctcattgccacataatattttattgtgtatataaaccacaatttctttatccattcgtcagttgatggacatttaggctctttccataattgggctattgttgaaagtgctgctataaacattggggtacaagtgccccttaaatacatttttttaacgttttatttatttttgagagagaccgagggcaagagggggaggggcagaaagagggagacacagaatcccaggcagggtccaggctctgagctattagcacagagcccgacgcggggctcgaactcacgaaccgtgagatcatgacctgagccgaaggttggacgcctaaccgactgaaccacccaggcacccctaaagctaAGACATAAATAAAAGGGGCCACGGAGTGCCCAGCATGATGAATGAAAAAGACCCACACCAAGGCCTGTGCGACTCCCTCCCCACCAGGCACTTTGCCTTCTTCCTAGCTAATGGCCCTGATTTTGAGCAACATTAGACGGTTGAAACCAGAGCATGTAATATTCTGATTGAAAACAagttaaatacattaaaagggACCCAAAAAGAGAGCTccgaaaatgagaagaaaaagcgAGCCTTGTTGCGTGAATATGTGAATGAAGGGATCCGTGAATGGGTAGCTCGTGAGTGAATGGACAGAGCTGTGAATGGAAATGGATGGAGGTTCCCCCTCAGTCCAAGCCTTTTTATCTCCAGCCCCTCCTCATCTCTAGGCCCCCCGCCCACTCAGGTGACCGAGGCGAAGAAGGGTTCTTTTTATGGTTGACCACACCCTGGTGGCCAGACTGGCCAAAGTGCATTCTCTTCCCCATTCTCAGGCTGCTTCCTTCTCTGCTGGAGCCCCACCTTCCTCCAGTCCTGGCAGAAAGGGCACCACCGCATGCCGAGGGGAGGCAGCGTCGGGCTGGCGACCCTGCAGCCCGGAGCTGGCCCCAGGCCTGTGCCTGGCAGCCCAGGCGACCATCAGTGAGCACTTCCTCGGGTCTCCGTTACCCTCATCTGCCCCTTAAGCAGTTTGACCAAATCGGCAGTTCTCAACTGGGGCCACACATTAAAATCAGCTGGGGACCTCTTAAATATTCCAGGGCCCAGACGGCACCCCAGACCAACGATGTAGGACCCTTCAGAGGGTGGGACCCAGGCACCCACTGTTTTTAAGGCTTCCTGAGTGATGAGAACCTGTGAGCTATGATCTCCTTGGCTTCCTCCGGCCTTCTGATGCCCTGTCCCTGGAGAGTTAAATGAAATGTGAGAGTCGTTCCCGGACCTGTGGGCTCCTATCCTCAGCAGCCCTTTGAGGCAGCAGCCCTCTCTGGGACTTGGCCTAGCCCCACCCACCCTTCATCGAACGTCCTGCTCCGGTCCTTGCCTCCTCCAGTTTAATGTTTGAAATCAAGAGATCTGGGATCATGGTCGACGGCAGAGTCtcccagctgtgggctggggtCTTCCCGCTTTCTTGAGTGTCCCATTGGGGTTTGGGCCGTGATTGGTCTCCCTCCCTCACAGGATGGGAGGCGAAATGGGGGAGGGAACAGGGGAGGACGAGAAGCCTGTTCGATCCAAGAACCTAAGTGTTTGGCTTTTCTTACCCCTGATGTAGTAGCTGCTAACCTTTTCCAGAGAGGAAAGGCTAACGCTGCCTGGGtctggctgggggctgggggccgagCCTTCCAGGGGCGCATTCCCTTGGGCGAGCACTATTAGCCTACGGGTGTTACCCGATGGACAcagcctgagggaggagggagcctcGAACTTCACTCACATCATTCCGTGCAAGTCTTACGACACCGCTGAGTCTTACTTGGCCCATCTATAACATGGCAACCCCCTGCCCCATCTCACCAGGCCAGCGACACAACACACTTGTTGCCCTGCAGACGGACGCACTGGGGCTTTTGGAGGTGCTTATGTGGTTGCGAGCTCGTGCACACATGCCAGAGGGGACACTGATCTGATGAATCGTGGCCAAATGTCCCAATCGTGGGACACGAAGAAGCTGGCAGGTGAGTCTAGAAGACCTGTTTCCCATGGAGTCCTCAGGGATCTGGGAGGGGCCGGTGGCCCTCGCCAGCTCTGCCACTGGTGAAGCCGGGAGCGAAGGAAGCAGACCAAGGGTCCTTGCAGGGGGAGGCAAGCTTCCATAGCTGTGACGAAGGGTAATAGCAGCCAGCAATCGCTGACGCTCACTTCTTCCTTGGTCCTTGCAACTTCTCAAAGGCAGAGATTACGAATCCCATCAGAAAACTAAAGTTcggagaggtgaagtaacttgtctCATGAGCCACTGCTGCTGCGTCAGAGGAAAACTTCAGACCCAAATCTGTGTGCCTTCGAAGGGCATGCTTTCTGACCTCCTCGAGAGACCCGGTCCAGGGTCTCTTAATCGGACAGGCTCGCCAGCGCTGAGGGGCTTCCCGAGAGAGGGGCTGGCTCCGCGGCTCAGAGTGCAGGGCAAAGACAAGACTACAGATCCCGCTGTCCTGGGAGAGGTTGGGAGGCCCTGGGCCGTGTGGAAAGAATACTTTTTGAGTCCAAAGCAAGTCTGGCTTCTTGGGCCTGTGATCCCAGCAGCCGTGCAGGGCCCCACGCTTGGGATGCAATGCTCTGTGGTCACTGGCttgacatttgaaataattttatcttgCAGTCCGTCTGGTAAGTGAAGTCAGCTGAGACAGTGGAGCATGTGCTGGGGGGTTGGGAGCTCGGAGCCTTGGCTCCCGGGGGTGTGAGGTCCcactccttcccccccaccctcccaccgcATAACCTCCACCAGAGTCCTGGTTCTGTTGTCATCTTCGGCCCCTGGCAGGGATTCCAGCAAGAGTTGGGAGTTGAGGCAGACAAGGCAGGGGCATGTTCTGAGGGCCACAGGCAGGCAAGAGACGGGAACCTCTCGCCCACCCCCATCCAGGTACAGATGCgtgcaggcgggggggggggggggcggcatcGCAATTGCTTGGGGGTCGCCCATCTGGTAGGGGGTGCCGCTTTGGGGAAGCCGTTTTGCGGATCTTCCATTCGCTCTGGGCTCTGCCGATGGGGCTGGCCCTGTTCACGTCCGGGTCCTGCCATTTCCTCATGGAGCAAACTGAAGCAAGTTACTTCACCCGTTGGCCTCAAATGTCTCGTCTGAAAATGGGAATGATGTCAACACCCCACAGGATTCTTTTGAGGACAGTGAGTCTTgtttcctaccccccccccaacaaaatgcaaatctgattagGACAACCTTGGGCTGAGAACTATCTAATGGCTGGGTGTTGTTctagaacaaaaaccaaaatctttCACCTAGACCAGTGCTGTCCAGTAAAAATATGATGTAAACCATGCATGTAATTAGAAATTTCCTAgcagccacatttaaaaaagtaaagacaggtgaaattaattttaatatatttacttcactcagcatatcAAAATTATCATTTCAACGTAGAACCAAtattgaaaagtaaatatttcacttttcctgtctttgaagttgtattttagttttttaatgtttatgtatttatttttgagagagagagagagagagagaacaggggaggggcagagagaggagacagagaatcccaagcaggctccaaagctgtcagtgcagagcccaatgcggggctcgaactcaccaactgtgatgagattgtgacctgagcggaagccaagagtcagatgcttaactgactgagccacccaggcgcccctattttatgtatttttatgaaataagcGTATCTCATTTCACAGGACTCACGGCTCCCGAGTTGGACGGCACAGGCTCCCCCAACCCGGCCACTGTCCCCCACGAGCTCTGCCCGGTGGCCATGTTGGATTGCCTGTCTTTCCTCAAAAACGCCACTCCATCCACACAGGTTCCTTCTGCTGTTCCCAGCCCTGGAAGGCCCTTCTTCCCTCTGGATCTGGTTAAGCCTACTCATCCCTCAGATGTCAGCTCGAAGGCCTTGCCTTCAGGGAGACCTTCCTTGACCCCTTTCCGTGCTTCCGTGCTGTGTACCTGGCCCTCACAACTGACATTTCACCTTTACCTGAGGTCACCTGAtttacctctccctctctctctctcctgctcgtcTGTAAACTCTAGGGCAGAGACCACTCCGGGGTTCTGTGGCGGTGGTTCTAATCATCTCCCCAGGGTGGGGCACCGTGCATGGTGCAGACTCTCCACGTGCAGGACGGACACCGTTAAGAATGGGAAAGGCCTTGGCACCTGGAAAGGAACATtcattcctttcccttccctctggttGAGAAAATGCTCGAGAAAGGGACTCTTCTAGCTGTCGAGCTCTGCTGGAGAACCGGGGACACGAAGCACTCAGTGCCGAAAATATTTAAGTAGGAGCTCGAGTTGAGCACCCAGATTgtctttcttccccagattacATACCACTTAAAAATAGCGTCTCGGCGCCTCTTCATGATTTGGGCCGTGATTAAGGAAAATTGCTCTTCAACTCTCAACATAATTACTGCCCTTCTCATGACTTGGCTTCTCGGTCAAGGAGGAGGCGGAACTGCGGAGCAGGAGTGGAGAGGGGGCATCATTGTCCCTGTTCAACTGGCAGATCTGGCAGAGCACCAAACACGGAGGTGCTGCTGTTCAACGCTTTCTAGTTCTTTCCCAGGTGAATAGGAACAAGGCTCCAGTCCAGATGCCAACTGACCCAGGTGATGCCACACCTGAGGACCCCTGTCTAGGTGAGGACTCAGCTCCTAGACCATGATGCAAAGCCAAACTCCATTTGGGTCCTTCCACCTTCGGTCAACTACTCCTTCTTAAGGACAGCGAAGTTTGGAGACTCCAAACCACAGTCTCCAAAAAAGATGGCGGTAGAACTACCTCAAGGCCTGTCACCCTGAAGTCCTGGGGAGGGGGGTACAGTAGGAGTCACACAGGATGATTTGCACCTCGGCACAACGGCTTCTGAAGGATACAGAACCCCAGGGCTAAACATTTCCTTCAAGCTTTCCAAATAACCAGCAAGTTCAAACACCCACCGTGGATTGCTCAAGGGTGacacatttaaatattcattgcatattttaaatcCTAGCCAGGCTTCAAACTGCAAGCTTGTTGGGGGGTATAATGGGGCATACACCCCAGAGCTTGCCCAGCATCCCAAGAAAAGCCTCAGATAACTTCAAGtttatatacaccaataaaaGCTCCGTGtctattcattattttcttggGATTACCTATGCTATAATCACCAACGATGTCAACTGAAAGGCTTTAAATTAGGTATTGtttcttttacaaatgaatttGGGGGTGATCTAGAGCTGGTGCTTAAAGTCAGAATTCAGAGGCCCAAAGAAAATGACTTCACTGAAGTTGAACTGAACAGAGGAGAGCTGAGTTCTCAAAATCTACTAAAAGTGAGTTGCTGTGAATGAGGGGTTAAGCCAGAGCAAGTGAAGATCAGGCCACCAAACACGCTGCTCAGAAAGGTGGGGTTTCCAAGGTTCTAAGTGGGCAAAATTAATGTTCTGTGAATCTAATCATTTACCTTCTGCATTCCTAATGTGAAAACAAGACACTGGAAATTCTGGCTACAGGATAGC
The sequence above is drawn from the Lynx canadensis isolate LIC74 chromosome E1, mLynCan4.pri.v2, whole genome shotgun sequence genome and encodes:
- the ANKRD40CL gene encoding LOW QUALITY PROTEIN: putative ANKRD40 C-terminal-like protein (The sequence of the model RefSeq protein was modified relative to this genomic sequence to represent the inferred CDS: substituted 1 base at 1 genomic stop codon), coding for MSQSWDTKKLAELVLKVRIQRPKENDFTEVELNRGELSSQNLLKVSCCEXGVKPEQVKIRPPNTLLRKDKDILRLQDFQEIKLVSMKNGSSELVAHAPSLTEKPCLTTATLQT